The genome window GGCATCTGCACACTTCCATCCGGAGACTATGTTTATGTGACTAATCACACTGATAGCAATGTCTCCGTTATCCGTACTTCCGATAATACTGTTATGGCAACTGTGAATGTGGGAAGTCACCCTTATGATATCTGCTCACTTCCATCCGGAGATTATGTTTACGCGACTAATTCCTGGGATGATAATGTCTCAGTGATCCGTACTTCTGATAATTCTGTTGTGGCGACTATTGATGTGGGAGATGGACCCTGGGGTATCTGTTCA of Candidatus Aegiribacteria sp. contains these proteins:
- a CDS encoding YncE family protein, whose product is GICTLPSGDYVYVTNHTDSNVSVIRTSDNTVMATVNVGSHPYDICSLPSGDYVYATNSWDDNVSVIRTSDNSVVATIDVGDGPWGICSLPSGDYVYVVNCAEGSISVIN